In one window of Leifsonia sp. NPDC080035 DNA:
- a CDS encoding extracellular solute-binding protein, with protein sequence MRYKKMITAAAVAGASALALAGCSGTSGDSGGSKTVTMWIYPVIADEAAHKSLWDKTVKAFEAEHKDITVKYEIYPWANRDESLSTAIAAGKGPDLVYLIPDQLSTYAKSIEPMNEYLPKDQQSDILDNVKDSITVDGKLLGAPILTSSNALMCDKKAFDAAGITDYPSTWDDLTALAPKFKEKGIYITQYYGSPDVTLNMTFYPLLWQAGGSVYSKDGSKVAFDSKAGAKALQLISDFAKKGYIEKDLISTMPSLEQTAIATNKVACTWQSLPTDVKTFWGGDENIVIKPPLKDEESVAYGTVGSLAMLKGAKDKTAAGEFAAFATNAENSKAYDLAAGYFSPLKSTGELYADDPVQSAIEKTIPTVRVGELQPSARAVMGALAPEIQAALLGTKTPEQALKDAAAAAQPLIK encoded by the coding sequence ATGCGGTACAAGAAGATGATCACGGCGGCCGCCGTGGCCGGCGCTTCGGCGCTCGCCCTGGCCGGCTGCAGCGGGACGTCGGGAGACTCCGGAGGCAGCAAGACCGTCACCATGTGGATCTACCCCGTCATCGCCGACGAGGCCGCCCACAAGAGCCTCTGGGACAAGACCGTCAAGGCGTTCGAGGCCGAGCACAAGGACATCACGGTCAAGTACGAGATCTACCCCTGGGCGAACCGCGACGAGTCCCTGAGCACCGCGATCGCCGCAGGCAAGGGCCCCGACCTCGTCTACCTCATCCCGGACCAGCTGTCGACGTACGCGAAGTCCATCGAGCCGATGAACGAGTACCTGCCGAAGGACCAGCAGAGCGACATCCTGGACAACGTGAAGGACTCGATCACGGTCGACGGCAAGCTGCTGGGCGCGCCGATCCTGACCAGCTCCAACGCCCTGATGTGCGACAAGAAGGCGTTCGACGCCGCCGGCATCACCGACTACCCGAGCACCTGGGACGACCTGACCGCTCTCGCTCCGAAGTTCAAGGAGAAGGGCATCTACATCACCCAGTACTACGGCTCGCCGGACGTCACCCTCAACATGACCTTCTACCCGCTGCTCTGGCAGGCGGGCGGCTCCGTCTACTCCAAGGACGGCAGCAAGGTCGCCTTCGACAGCAAGGCCGGTGCCAAGGCGCTGCAGCTGATCAGCGACTTCGCCAAGAAGGGCTACATCGAGAAGGACCTCATCTCGACGATGCCGTCGCTGGAGCAGACCGCGATCGCGACGAACAAGGTCGCCTGCACCTGGCAGTCGCTGCCGACCGACGTGAAGACCTTCTGGGGCGGGGACGAGAACATCGTCATCAAGCCTCCGCTGAAGGACGAGGAGTCCGTCGCGTACGGCACCGTCGGCTCGCTCGCGATGCTGAAGGGCGCCAAGGACAAGACGGCGGCCGGCGAGTTCGCGGCGTTCGCGACCAACGCGGAGAACTCCAAGGCCTACGACCTGGCGGCCGGCTACTTCTCGCCGCTGAAGTCAACCGGCGAGCTCTACGCCGACGACCCGGTGCAGTCCGCGATCGAGAAGACGATCCCGACCGTCCGCGTCGGCGAGCTGCAGCCGAGCGCCCGCGCCGTGATGGGTGCGCTGGCTCCGGAGATCCAGGCCGCCCTGCTCGGCACCAAGACGCCGGAGCAGGCGCTGAAGGACGCCGCCGCCGCCGCACAGCCGCTGATCAAGTGA
- a CDS encoding Gfo/Idh/MocA family oxidoreductase encodes MTTTAQTAEPVRIALIGAGNRGQSYTRWIHANPGRARLVAVADPRPFQRGIVAAGDPDVRHFDDWRELVAQPERVADAVIIATQDRQHVEPAIACAEAGYAILMEKPLAPTEDESRRIVAAVERTGVLFGVCHVMRYMPYTDLVKQVVDSGVLGDIITVQHLEPVGWWHMAHSYVRGPWRREDQAAPMLLAKSSHDLDWIRYVTGKRIATVASFGSRHHFRHENRPALAADRCLDCPLQNSCPYAAQKLYYPVVREEGAVWPVTVITDDATEEGVHEALRTGPYGRCVYAADNTVVDNQVVAFQFEDGTAGTFTMTAFSEQEHRKTQIFGSHGMLDGDGERVRVTDFRTGESTVHETGPTGAANAGGDHGGGDGGVMAAFTAAVAAGDASLIRSGPRESLDSHLAVFAAERSRHRGSVEPVPTA; translated from the coding sequence ATGACCACCACCGCCCAGACCGCCGAGCCCGTGCGCATCGCGCTGATCGGCGCGGGGAACCGCGGCCAGTCGTATACGCGGTGGATCCACGCCAACCCCGGCCGCGCCCGGCTCGTCGCCGTCGCCGACCCGCGGCCCTTCCAGCGCGGCATCGTCGCGGCGGGCGATCCGGACGTGCGGCACTTCGACGACTGGCGCGAGCTCGTCGCCCAGCCGGAGCGCGTCGCGGACGCCGTCATCATCGCGACGCAGGACCGCCAGCACGTGGAGCCTGCTATCGCCTGCGCCGAGGCCGGCTACGCCATCCTGATGGAGAAGCCGCTCGCGCCCACCGAGGACGAGTCCCGCCGGATCGTCGCCGCGGTCGAGCGCACCGGCGTGCTCTTCGGCGTCTGCCACGTGATGCGGTACATGCCGTACACGGACCTCGTGAAGCAGGTCGTCGACAGCGGCGTGCTCGGCGACATCATCACCGTGCAGCACCTCGAGCCGGTCGGCTGGTGGCACATGGCGCACTCGTACGTGCGCGGGCCGTGGCGCCGCGAGGACCAGGCGGCGCCGATGCTGCTCGCGAAGTCCAGCCACGATCTCGACTGGATCCGGTACGTGACCGGCAAGCGCATCGCCACCGTCGCGAGCTTCGGCTCCCGCCACCACTTCCGGCACGAGAACCGCCCGGCGCTCGCCGCCGACCGCTGCCTCGACTGCCCGCTGCAGAACAGCTGCCCGTACGCCGCCCAGAAGCTCTACTACCCCGTCGTCCGCGAGGAGGGCGCCGTCTGGCCGGTCACCGTCATCACGGACGACGCCACCGAGGAGGGCGTGCACGAGGCGCTGCGGACCGGGCCGTACGGACGCTGCGTCTACGCCGCAGACAACACTGTCGTCGACAACCAGGTGGTCGCCTTCCAGTTCGAGGACGGCACCGCCGGCACCTTCACGATGACCGCGTTCAGCGAGCAGGAACACCGCAAGACCCAGATCTTCGGCTCGCACGGGATGCTCGACGGCGACGGCGAGCGCGTCCGTGTCACCGACTTCCGCACCGGCGAGTCGACGGTCCACGAGACCGGACCCACCGGCGCGGCCAACGCCGGCGGCGACCACGGCGGCGGGGACGGCGGCGTGATGGCCGCCTTCACCGCGGCGGTCGCGGCCGGCGACGCATCCCTCATCCGTTCCGGCCCGCGCGAATCCCTCGACAGCCACCTGGCGGTGTTCGCCGCCGAGCGCTCCCGCCACCGCGGCAGCGTCGAGCCCGTGCCGACCGCCTGA
- a CDS encoding GntR family transcriptional regulator translates to MALGSVADRNISAKVADELREAIQNGSLEPGERLVERKLADRLGVSHIPVREALAKLAEEGLVERTPRRGARVALLSEKEVAEISGLRIVLEQYVARSVQESWSAKTETQLRRIVASMVAAAERGNLDQLFALDRKFHETLWELADNRTLLTIASQLRSRINGFLRAANASLAPDQLVAHAASHATLVDALASGDRARAEAAMADHVSIAAERIATVTPADLPA, encoded by the coding sequence ATGGCACTCGGGAGCGTTGCCGACCGGAACATCTCGGCGAAGGTCGCGGACGAACTGCGCGAGGCGATCCAGAACGGATCCCTCGAACCGGGCGAGCGCCTGGTCGAGCGCAAGCTGGCCGACCGGCTCGGCGTCAGCCACATCCCGGTGCGGGAGGCGCTGGCGAAGCTGGCCGAGGAGGGTCTCGTCGAGCGCACCCCGCGCCGCGGCGCCCGCGTCGCCCTGCTCAGCGAGAAGGAGGTCGCCGAGATCTCCGGCCTGCGCATCGTTCTCGAGCAGTACGTGGCGCGGAGCGTGCAGGAGAGCTGGAGCGCGAAGACCGAGACGCAGTTGCGGCGCATCGTCGCCTCCATGGTCGCCGCCGCCGAGCGCGGCAACCTCGACCAGCTGTTCGCGCTGGACCGGAAGTTCCACGAGACGCTCTGGGAGCTGGCGGACAACCGCACGCTGCTGACGATCGCCTCGCAGCTGCGCAGCCGCATCAACGGCTTCCTGCGCGCGGCGAACGCCAGCCTCGCACCGGATCAGCTCGTGGCGCACGCCGCATCGCACGCCACCCTGGTCGACGCGCTCGCCTCCGGCGACCGTGCCCGCGCCGAGGCCGCGATGGCCGACCACGTCTCGATCGCCGCGGAGCGCATCGCCACCGTCACCCCCGCCGACCTCCCCGCCTGA
- a CDS encoding nitronate monooxygenase, with protein MSALTDRLGMRIPLVAAPMAGGGTTPALAAAAAAAGAYPFLAGGYLAPDALAERIAELRRTTDRFGVNLFAPNPVPVDPRRYAAYADRIRPDADRLGATLPPAPVEDDDAWAAKLDVLLAERPEVASFTFGIPPAGALAALRRAGVTLLQTVTSADEARAAVDAGVDGLVVQASAAGGHWGTLTPGRPPEQLALPELVRAVRDAVSRGAADLPIVAAGGVGGPSDVRAALEAGASAVAVGTLLLRSDESGASATHRAALADPRFTRTALTRAFTGRPARGLVNAFLSANEDAPLGYPALHHLTSGMRKAAAAAGDADRVHLWAGTGWQSAASLPAATILTTLAAF; from the coding sequence GTGAGCGCGCTCACCGACCGGCTCGGGATGCGCATCCCCCTCGTCGCCGCCCCGATGGCGGGCGGGGGCACGACGCCGGCGCTCGCCGCCGCCGCAGCAGCCGCGGGGGCGTACCCGTTCCTCGCGGGCGGCTACCTGGCGCCGGACGCGCTCGCCGAGCGCATCGCGGAACTGCGGCGGACGACCGACCGGTTCGGCGTGAACCTGTTCGCGCCGAACCCGGTCCCCGTCGATCCGCGACGCTACGCCGCGTACGCCGACCGCATCCGCCCCGACGCCGACCGGCTCGGCGCGACGCTGCCTCCCGCGCCCGTCGAGGACGACGATGCCTGGGCGGCCAAGCTGGACGTGCTGCTGGCCGAGCGGCCGGAGGTCGCGAGCTTCACGTTCGGCATCCCGCCGGCCGGGGCGCTCGCCGCGCTGCGCCGCGCGGGGGTGACGCTGCTGCAGACGGTGACGTCCGCGGACGAGGCGCGCGCCGCGGTCGACGCGGGTGTCGACGGGCTGGTCGTGCAGGCGTCCGCGGCGGGCGGCCACTGGGGGACGCTCACTCCTGGGCGGCCTCCGGAGCAGCTCGCCCTCCCCGAGCTGGTGCGGGCGGTCCGGGATGCGGTGTCCCGGGGTGCGGCGGACCTGCCGATCGTCGCGGCCGGCGGAGTCGGCGGGCCCAGCGATGTGCGAGCGGCCCTGGAGGCTGGCGCCTCCGCCGTCGCTGTCGGCACCCTGCTGCTGCGCAGCGACGAGAGCGGCGCCTCGGCCACGCACCGGGCCGCGCTCGCCGATCCCCGCTTCACGCGCACGGCGCTGACGCGGGCCTTCACCGGGCGTCCGGCGCGCGGGCTGGTGAACGCCTTCCTCAGCGCGAACGAGGATGCGCCGCTCGGCTACCCGGCGCTGCACCACCTCACGTCCGGGATGCGCAAGGCGGCCGCCGCGGCGGGCGACGCCGACCGCGTCCACCTCTGGGCCGGAACCGGCTGGCAGTCCGCCGCCTCCCTCCCCGCTGCCACCATCCTCACCACCCTCGCCGCCTTCTAA
- a CDS encoding uracil-DNA glycosylase, giving the protein MAADPLERFFRMLRELPVPLDAEALYGDDEEGRRRERNLRRYFALPHASVLLLGEAPGWRGMTITGVPFVSPREAEAGVVPGLELPAEPQAPWEASSRVVWATLRDWRGPIPLSWPVYPLHPFVAGDPRSNRTPRPAEVRAGAPVALELIRALGIETVVAVGRKAQGAIAAAGLEAPAIRHPAQGGAALFAEQLLELNAALAS; this is encoded by the coding sequence ATGGCCGCCGATCCGCTGGAACGCTTCTTCCGGATGCTCCGCGAGCTGCCCGTCCCGCTCGACGCCGAGGCGCTTTACGGCGACGACGAGGAGGGCCGCCGCCGCGAGCGCAACCTGCGGCGCTACTTCGCGCTGCCGCACGCGTCGGTGCTGCTGCTGGGCGAGGCGCCGGGCTGGCGGGGGATGACCATCACCGGCGTGCCGTTCGTCTCGCCCCGGGAGGCGGAGGCGGGCGTCGTGCCCGGCCTCGAGCTGCCCGCGGAGCCGCAGGCGCCGTGGGAGGCGTCGAGCAGGGTGGTGTGGGCGACCCTCCGCGACTGGCGCGGGCCCATCCCGCTGTCCTGGCCGGTGTACCCGCTGCATCCGTTCGTGGCGGGGGACCCGCGCAGCAACCGGACGCCGCGGCCTGCGGAGGTGCGGGCGGGGGCGCCGGTCGCACTGGAGCTGATCCGCGCGCTCGGCATCGAGACCGTGGTGGCGGTGGGCCGCAAGGCCCAGGGTGCGATCGCGGCCGCCGGGCTGGAGGCGCCCGCCATCCGGCATCCCGCTCAGGGCGGCGCGGCACTGTTCGCCGAGCAGCTCCTCGAACTGAACGCGGCGCTCGCCTCGTGA
- a CDS encoding TIGR00645 family protein: MIETPAAPTTHAGPAGPDDPAGPREPRGDAPRRRPQSPASRTIGSLIFFSRWLQAPLYLGLIVAQVVYVWVFMVELWHLAEEVLVKGHISEADVMLSVLGLIDVVMIANLLIMVIIGGYETFVSRVNVDGHPDQPEWLSHVNANVLKVKLAMAIIGISSIHLLKTFIAVGDIGIAGGGVLGSEKYTSEGVFWQVVIHCVFILSAVALAAIDRMSKSKAVAAH, encoded by the coding sequence GTGATCGAGACCCCCGCCGCCCCGACCACCCACGCCGGCCCCGCCGGACCCGACGACCCCGCCGGGCCGCGCGAGCCGCGCGGCGACGCGCCCCGGCGGCGTCCGCAGAGCCCGGCCAGCCGCACCATCGGCTCACTCATCTTCTTCAGCCGCTGGCTGCAGGCGCCCCTCTACCTCGGCCTGATCGTCGCCCAGGTCGTCTACGTCTGGGTGTTCATGGTCGAGCTCTGGCATCTGGCGGAGGAGGTGCTGGTCAAGGGCCACATCAGCGAGGCCGACGTGATGCTCTCGGTGCTCGGCCTCATCGACGTGGTCATGATCGCCAACCTGCTCATCATGGTCATCATCGGCGGGTACGAGACGTTCGTCTCGCGCGTCAACGTGGACGGGCATCCCGACCAGCCGGAGTGGCTCTCGCACGTCAACGCGAACGTGCTGAAGGTGAAGCTGGCGATGGCGATCATCGGCATCTCGTCCATCCACCTGCTGAAGACGTTCATCGCGGTCGGCGACATCGGCATTGCCGGCGGCGGCGTCCTCGGCAGCGAGAAGTACACGTCGGAGGGCGTGTTCTGGCAGGTCGTGATCCACTGCGTGTTCATCCTGTCGGCGGTGGCGCTCGCGGCGATCGACCGGATGTCGAAGTCCAAGGCGGTCGCGGCCCACTGA
- a CDS encoding alcohol dehydrogenase catalytic domain-containing protein — MTIKAVTPRVVEPPASLGMGVSVYPSATAMVWQGEGHPHEAVAVPGVRLAPGDALVAIELATVCGSDVHTVLGHRPAPTPLVLGHEQVGRVIALGRGGAKTTDGHRVSIGERVVWSVAVPCGRCARCRRGLPQKCLNLQKYGHERMRRGWELSGGFATHTHILDGTPMVAVPDDLPAEILAPASCSTATVAAALEAASAIVPLDGALVLIAGAGMLGLTAAAMATEAGARVVVSDPVPERRQAARAFGALAVADPRAAADSRTGLATALNKAGGRASSPTIALELSGAASAVRSLLGAVDVGGVLVLVGSVSPGPELSVMPEQLVRRLLTIRGVHNYAPRHLEQAVRFLAEAGANYPFAEQVGAVFPLAEVDAALACTSHPRVAVQP; from the coding sequence GTGACGATCAAGGCGGTGACCCCGCGCGTCGTCGAGCCGCCGGCGAGCCTGGGCATGGGGGTGAGCGTCTACCCGTCGGCGACCGCGATGGTGTGGCAGGGCGAGGGGCACCCGCACGAGGCGGTGGCGGTGCCCGGTGTGCGGCTCGCACCGGGGGACGCGCTGGTCGCGATCGAGCTCGCGACCGTGTGCGGCTCCGATGTGCACACCGTGCTCGGTCACCGCCCGGCGCCGACGCCGCTGGTACTCGGCCACGAGCAGGTCGGCAGGGTCATCGCGCTCGGCCGCGGCGGCGCGAAGACGACCGACGGCCATCGCGTCTCGATCGGCGAGCGCGTCGTCTGGTCCGTCGCCGTGCCGTGCGGGCGCTGCGCCCGCTGCCGTCGCGGCCTCCCGCAGAAGTGCCTGAACCTGCAGAAGTACGGCCACGAGCGGATGCGGCGCGGCTGGGAGCTGTCCGGCGGGTTCGCGACGCACACGCACATCCTGGACGGCACGCCGATGGTGGCGGTCCCCGACGACCTGCCCGCCGAGATCCTGGCCCCCGCATCCTGCTCCACCGCGACCGTCGCTGCCGCGCTCGAGGCCGCCTCCGCGATCGTGCCGCTCGACGGCGCGCTCGTGCTGATCGCCGGGGCCGGGATGCTCGGACTCACCGCCGCCGCGATGGCGACGGAGGCGGGCGCGCGCGTCGTGGTCAGCGATCCCGTCCCGGAGCGTCGCCAGGCCGCGCGCGCGTTCGGCGCGCTCGCCGTCGCCGACCCGCGCGCCGCGGCCGATTCGCGCACCGGACTCGCCACGGCCCTCAACAAGGCGGGCGGCCGCGCGTCCTCCCCGACCATCGCGCTGGAGCTGAGCGGCGCCGCCTCGGCGGTCCGCTCGCTGCTGGGGGCGGTCGACGTCGGCGGCGTGCTCGTGCTGGTCGGGTCGGTGTCGCCGGGGCCGGAGCTCTCGGTCATGCCGGAGCAGCTGGTCCGCCGCCTGCTGACGATCCGCGGAGTGCACAACTACGCGCCGCGGCACCTGGAGCAGGCCGTCCGCTTCCTCGCAGAGGCCGGTGCGAACTACCCGTTCGCGGAGCAGGTCGGCGCGGTCTTCCCGCTGGCCGAGGTGGATGCGGCACTCGCCTGCACGAGCCACCCCCGGGTCGCGGTGCAGCCGTAG
- a CDS encoding TIGR03364 family FAD-dependent oxidoreductase, whose protein sequence is MGRHYDLAIVGGGIVGLGHAVAALRRGLTVAVVDRASGVNGASIRNFGHLCVTGQEGEARAYAELARELWLTLAREAGFWLRETGTVVVAQAPDELAVLEEFRDRRGGHDVRMLTTAEVRERIPVADGVALGGALLPADLQVDPREAAAAIARWLDAHGVDFYWQTTVTGVETGKVHTSRGRLSADAVVVAVNHDVDQLFPGIAEAHGIQRCGLDMMLVDAELERPLSSPVLTGWSLTRYAGFAHTPSAGALRARLSEEQPELAELDVNQMYTQRPDGTLIVGDTHYRGDDVTPFQSERAFELLLERTAALFGAERLRVRQRWQGVYASAPDEFLVASPAPSVRVVSVTTGIGMTTGLGLADRVVDELFSAAPGVLTTAGNARAR, encoded by the coding sequence ATGGGCAGGCACTACGACCTCGCGATCGTCGGCGGGGGCATCGTCGGGCTCGGGCACGCCGTCGCGGCGCTGCGCCGCGGCCTCACCGTCGCGGTCGTCGACCGCGCGTCCGGCGTGAACGGCGCCTCCATCCGCAACTTCGGGCACCTGTGCGTGACCGGCCAGGAGGGCGAGGCCCGCGCCTACGCCGAGCTGGCGCGCGAGCTGTGGCTGACGCTCGCGCGGGAGGCCGGGTTCTGGCTGCGCGAGACCGGCACGGTCGTCGTGGCCCAGGCGCCGGACGAGCTGGCGGTGCTGGAGGAGTTCCGCGACCGGCGCGGCGGCCACGACGTGCGGATGCTGACGACGGCCGAGGTGCGCGAGCGCATCCCGGTCGCCGACGGCGTCGCGCTGGGCGGCGCGCTGCTGCCCGCCGACCTGCAGGTGGACCCGCGCGAGGCGGCCGCGGCCATCGCCCGCTGGCTGGACGCGCACGGCGTCGACTTCTACTGGCAGACCACCGTGACCGGCGTCGAGACCGGCAAGGTGCACACCTCGCGCGGGCGCCTCTCCGCCGATGCGGTCGTCGTCGCGGTGAACCACGACGTGGACCAGCTGTTCCCCGGCATCGCGGAGGCGCACGGCATCCAGCGCTGCGGGCTGGACATGATGCTCGTCGACGCGGAACTGGAGCGACCGCTGTCGTCCCCGGTGCTCACCGGCTGGTCGCTCACCCGCTACGCCGGGTTCGCGCACACGCCGAGCGCGGGCGCACTGCGCGCCCGGCTCTCCGAGGAGCAGCCGGAGCTCGCCGAGCTCGACGTGAACCAGATGTACACGCAGCGGCCGGACGGCACGCTGATCGTCGGCGACACGCACTACCGCGGCGACGACGTCACGCCGTTCCAGTCGGAGCGTGCGTTCGAGCTGCTGCTCGAGCGCACCGCCGCGCTGTTCGGCGCGGAACGGCTGCGCGTCCGGCAGCGCTGGCAGGGCGTCTACGCCTCCGCGCCGGACGAGTTCCTCGTGGCCTCGCCCGCGCCGTCTGTGCGGGTCGTCTCCGTGACGACCGGCATCGGCATGACGACGGGGCTCGGCCTCGCCGACCGCGTCGTGGACGAGCTGTTCTCGGCCGCCCCCGGCGTCCTGACCACCGCGGGGAACGCCCGCGCCCGCTGA
- the phnE gene encoding phosphonate ABC transporter, permease protein PhnE — MVTVPLQARAAVRRPRPSASRTAAVIVLVALLATGIAAFPILGVSFETVARSLPHAEAFLERVVPLRFPPPEVLWPAIGQTLGMVVLGTLLAALLSVPVAYIAAANTTPHRSLQWIGRFLTVATRSLPDVVLAMVFAVLFSLGTLPGILAIGIHSIGMISKLFADAIEQIDEGPRLAIRAAGGSRAQEFFSGVLPQVAPSWVATVLHRNDINLRGSIILGYVGVAGLGYEMWKALATLDYRTAMALAVVMFALCVVMEVVSSVIRRGMLGGGKPRTLGRRRVRNTVTVVVLAVVVVGAFWVAQIHWGDFLTFWRNLPLIRFWPPTFEPYTVEQIAIAMRDTVLIALAATVVSLLLSLVLGSFAARNVAPGPVTRGTFRTLLVAIRGVPELVLAIVLIIITGLGPTAAVFALAFGGVGLLGKLFADSIEEVPSGPQRALTAVGARRLQVYSAATVPPSVPAFVGHSFYLFDSNIRAATVLGVVGSGGIGFYLNNAARVSAWNEVFAFVLVIMATVFVVEGLAVWMRKALR; from the coding sequence ATGGTCACGGTCCCCCTCCAGGCGCGGGCCGCTGTCCGGCGTCCGCGTCCCTCCGCCTCGCGCACCGCCGCGGTGATCGTGCTGGTCGCGCTGCTGGCGACCGGCATCGCCGCCTTCCCGATCCTCGGGGTGAGCTTCGAGACGGTGGCGCGCTCGCTGCCGCACGCCGAGGCGTTCCTGGAGCGGGTGGTCCCGCTGCGGTTCCCGCCGCCGGAGGTGCTCTGGCCGGCCATCGGGCAGACACTCGGGATGGTCGTGCTCGGCACCCTGCTCGCCGCCCTGCTCTCCGTCCCCGTCGCCTACATCGCCGCGGCGAACACCACACCGCACCGCAGCCTGCAGTGGATCGGCCGGTTCCTCACCGTCGCCACCCGCTCGCTGCCGGACGTTGTGCTCGCGATGGTCTTCGCCGTGCTGTTCAGCCTCGGCACGCTCCCCGGCATCCTGGCCATCGGCATCCACTCGATCGGGATGATCTCCAAGCTCTTCGCCGACGCCATCGAGCAGATCGACGAGGGGCCGCGGCTGGCGATCCGAGCGGCGGGCGGGAGCCGCGCCCAGGAGTTCTTCTCGGGGGTGCTGCCGCAGGTGGCGCCGAGCTGGGTGGCGACCGTGCTGCACCGCAACGACATCAACCTGCGCGGGTCGATCATCCTCGGATACGTCGGGGTGGCCGGCCTCGGCTACGAGATGTGGAAGGCGCTCGCGACGCTCGACTACCGCACCGCGATGGCGCTCGCCGTCGTGATGTTCGCGCTCTGCGTCGTGATGGAGGTCGTCTCCTCCGTCATCCGGCGCGGGATGCTCGGCGGCGGTAAGCCGCGCACGCTCGGCCGGCGCCGGGTCCGCAACACGGTGACCGTCGTCGTGCTCGCCGTGGTCGTCGTCGGCGCGTTCTGGGTGGCGCAGATCCACTGGGGCGATTTCCTCACCTTCTGGCGCAACCTCCCGCTGATCCGGTTCTGGCCCCCGACGTTCGAGCCGTACACGGTCGAGCAGATCGCGATCGCGATGCGCGACACGGTCTTGATCGCGCTCGCCGCCACCGTGGTCAGCCTGCTGCTCTCGCTGGTGCTCGGCTCGTTCGCGGCCCGCAATGTCGCACCGGGCCCCGTGACCCGCGGCACGTTCCGCACACTGCTGGTCGCGATCCGCGGCGTTCCGGAGCTGGTGCTCGCGATCGTGCTCATCATCATCACCGGGCTCGGCCCGACGGCCGCCGTGTTCGCGCTCGCGTTCGGCGGCGTCGGCCTGCTCGGCAAGCTGTTCGCCGACTCCATCGAGGAGGTGCCGTCCGGTCCGCAGCGCGCGCTCACCGCGGTCGGCGCCCGGCGGCTGCAGGTGTACTCGGCGGCCACCGTGCCGCCGAGCGTGCCCGCGTTCGTCGGCCACAGCTTCTACCTGTTCGACTCGAACATCCGCGCGGCGACCGTGCTCGGTGTCGTCGGCAGCGGCGGGATCGGCTTCTACCTGAACAACGCGGCGCGCGTCTCGGCGTGGAACGAGGTGTTCGCGTTCGTTCTCGTGATTATGGCGACGGTCTTCGTGGTCGAAGGCCTCGCGGTGTGGATGCGGAAGGCGCTGCGCTGA
- the phnC gene encoding phosphonate ABC transporter ATP-binding protein, which produces MAGNARAVEVSGVTKRFGETTALDDVTLSVDRGEIVVLLGLSGSGKSTLLRHLDGLELPSQGDVRVLGQSVPGLKGRGLRALRSRVGFIFQQFELVGPLTVLENVLTGSLATLRGPRLGVFSYPASLRRRALAHLERVGLADKAYQRADTLSGGQQQRVAIARALMQEPEVLLADEPVASLDPESSETVMSLIREIALDDGLTVVCSLHQVDLALGWGDRIVGLRHGSVVLDTPTAGLDKAQVMEIYGRVAVTTQELSAIETELGTGADAAEERELAQAVLSEQSTTR; this is translated from the coding sequence ATGGCTGGAAACGCGCGCGCCGTCGAGGTGTCCGGGGTGACGAAGCGGTTCGGGGAGACGACCGCGCTGGACGACGTGACGCTGTCCGTCGACCGGGGGGAGATCGTGGTCCTCCTCGGGCTCTCCGGCTCCGGCAAGTCCACCCTGCTGCGGCACCTCGACGGGCTCGAGCTGCCCTCGCAGGGCGACGTGCGCGTGCTCGGCCAGTCCGTCCCCGGGCTGAAGGGCCGGGGACTGCGCGCCCTCCGTTCGCGCGTCGGCTTCATCTTCCAGCAGTTCGAGCTGGTCGGGCCGCTGACCGTGCTCGAGAACGTGCTGACCGGGTCCCTCGCCACGCTGCGCGGTCCGCGGCTCGGCGTCTTCAGCTACCCGGCATCGCTGCGCCGCCGGGCGCTCGCGCACCTGGAGCGCGTCGGCCTCGCCGACAAGGCCTACCAGCGCGCTGACACGCTCTCCGGCGGGCAGCAGCAGCGGGTCGCCATCGCCCGCGCCCTCATGCAGGAGCCGGAGGTGCTGCTCGCCGACGAGCCCGTCGCCTCCCTCGACCCGGAGTCCAGCGAGACCGTGATGTCGCTGATCCGCGAGATCGCGCTCGACGACGGCCTCACCGTCGTCTGCAGCCTGCACCAGGTGGACCTCGCGCTCGGCTGGGGCGACCGCATCGTCGGCCTCCGGCACGGCAGCGTCGTGCTCGACACCCCGACCGCGGGCCTGGACAAGGCGCAGGTCATGGAGATCTACGGCCGGGTGGCCGTGACCACCCAGGAGCTCTCGGCGATCGAGACCGAGCTGGGCACCGGCGCGGACGCGGCGGAGGAGCGCGAGCTCGCGCAGGCCGTGCTCTCCGAGCAGAGCACCACCCGCTGA